The segment CCAACCTGGGTTGCCATGGGAagacccatcaaaatttaactttagGCATCCAGTGTCGGGGGGGTCCATAATAATTAAGTTGAATATGGTATTTGGTGCAGTTTGTATAACCTCAAAACCTTAGAAGGATAAATTTCCTCAGAATACTTCTTCCTACATTTTGTAACCATTCAAGAAGAACCCTCCTAAAAATCTTGACCCTTTTGTCAAGCGAGGGAGGAAAAAACATTAAAATTGCAATGCCAAAAGTTAGTATATGGGCAAGGAGGTGAAGCATTGGTGAAAAGAGCATTTTGTGAGTCCAAGAAATGAGCATCAGAAACAATAAACAAATATTTTGAAGGAGTTTCAATAATATAAAAAACAACGAAGATAGTTTTGTGTTTATCATTTAATCTTTTTTTCACAACTAATTAGTATACAAATTATTCTTGAATTCCTCTATGTTGGAAATAGTACTTCCAAATGTTATTATTTGATTACCATTATATTCTATTTGTTTAGCATAACAAGATAAAGATGAACCATATATGTCATATAAGGTTATCATTTCTCACAATTAGAATTGTGTCAATCTCCCAAGGGACCAAAATTATGGTCACATGTGTACCTAAGAAGGCCCTATGCTTTGTCATGATTGATAATATCTTTACTTATTTGCAAGGTTTGAGTAATCCTTTGGGTAGTTTTGTAGTTGTTTGTAAAAGAGAGAGATTTTTAATGCTTGATTTGTCTATAaaaactttcttttcaaaatatgccTTCCAAATTCTCACCAATTTGTTAAATAAGCTCGCAAATGATCTCATTCTTAAGGATATTGGAAGGGAACATTATATGTTCCTTGTAGAAGATATTAAGTATGGACTTATTGACACATGGATTGATAAATATTGTAATGTATCTATTACCCCTCAATTAGAGGTTATAGCACTTTCTTTCATGCTACATTCGAGAGTAAGGACTAATAGATGTTTTTCAAGATTAGTGGCATCTAAAGGTGGAGGAATTTTCATCATCTTAAGTTAGCTTCTCACTTTGAGATATTTTCTTGTATGCGaagtatttttttatttcttaattTTATTTCTGCTGCTAAATTTTTTTAAGAATACATATATAAGTAATTAAATTTTTATACATCTTGATGTGCCCAAATTCCCCTTGATCTTGATTGATGGGGAGGAGGAATACCATGACAATCAGCATGTGGCAACTAGAGAATTGGAATTTTTACTAAGTTGGACATGGATTGAGACGAATGAAGACCCTGGGTGGGTTAAATCTTATGTCCATCTAGAGGAGATTTAATGGGACATGCAGGTCAAGGACATCCATCCAAATGTTTTGGCAAAGATGACTAGTGGAAAGTTTCAAGGTTTTGTCTAAGGTcaaacattttttttctttaaaatttgttAGGTATATGGTTAAGTTGTTAGGGTTTCATTGGTGTATGTTTGGTTAGGTTCAAGATGATATTAGATCCATTTTTGTTTAGTCGGGATCTCTCTTTGGCTCTACAAAGCATATCTTTTTAGACTCCATTAATCTATTATATTTTAGGATCCCTTTATATTTTTTATGGACTCTATTAAACTATTTCAAATTAATCTAATGGGAGTTGGCCCTTCCAACAATTTAACTACCCAAAAACCAAttaaatttatatacatatatttttataattatagcTAGTTCCTGTATAATCATATGGATCTATTCCAATAATAATTCTTTAACTAGAAGAGGTTCTATAGAACCAACCCCCATCTAAAAACTCTACATCACGGATCCCCTAAACCTCTTCACTTGATCAAGCTTTAACTAAGGGATGTAATAAATGATAATATAGCCATATTATAGGAAACATAGATTTTTTACAATGAACCAAATATCACCCATATATTTGATATTTTGTATTGACGATATGTTAATCCCACTAAATATATTGATGGAAAACTATACAGATTCTACCCATGGAAGGAGGAGAAGTTGTATTTTTATTGGGAaggaataacatatatatatatatatatgcttgattTACATAATTGTAAACAAATTGTAGTCCAGTTATTGAATTAATGTTTATTTTTAATAAACTTTAAAAAGTAATTCAAGAAAGTGTTAGGTTTGGTAAACAATGAGGTAATATTAAACAATTCATAGAGGTCATGAGAAAATCTTACAAATAACAAATATATTATGTTTTAAAAAATTCTTATAGATCTTACCattgtaaaataaataaaattgtttgTAATAGAATTGTAAATTTTAATGAATCATTATATATTTTTCCTTATGTATTAATTGACTATTTGGATGTTGAAAAATCAAAgaaatatttaacaataaatcATGTGTCACAAGAAAACATTTTTtcataaaattattattttcaattaaatAGCTGAATAAAAAATCCCAGTCATACAAAATAATGATATAAGAAAATATAATCTTATTCtaaaataaattttagaaaataaattttaaaaattctcTGCCAAGGTTTTAATTTTAATTCTATAGTGGAATTTCACTTTGAAAGGTCCATGTGGACACGTCTCTCTCACAGTAATTTAACTATGGCCTCAATATTCATATATTCCAAAGCAATTGGGCTATTTCACAAATAATTATGAGTCTGAATATGCATGGTTATTGATCCAAAAATGTACTGATACATTTGTCTTTGTAGTTTGTAAACTATGCTGAACCAGCACACGATTGGATGCAGTGAGAATTTAAAAAGTGAGCACAAAGTTTAGAATCTAATTGAAGGCATAGGATAAATGATCAACAGGGGGGAAGATCTTTTGGAGGAGGAAGAAGAGATTGAGATCTGCCATTTCCATTTAAAACAACCCATGCCATCTTCAATCCCCAGCTAGTATGCAGCTCGAGATGACAATGCATAAACCACACTCCTGCAATAACATACATACAATTAGACATATTTATATGAAACAAACACAAATCATTGAATTAGATGAGTGATTGAAGCTATCATTAAATAATTATAGTAATACCTGGATTATCAGCCACGAATCTAAGAGCCACCCAACCTCCACTGGGAACTCCAACTGTGTTTCTCTCGGGAGGATCCACAAGATTAAAATTAGCGGGATCAGTGCTTGCATTGTAGTTTCCCGTTCCCTGACCCATTATGAAGAAGTTGAAGCCGTGCAGATGCAGAGGATGGCTCTCGAAGGTCACAACGCTGGTGTCCTGCAGAACTAGTTGTACATTAGTATTAAAGGGAATCACTTCTACTCTGGTGTCGTTGAGGGTCCGTGTGTTGTTAGGCGGCGTGCCCGTGTAGTTGAAGGGAAATGGCGGATTGTCAGGGAAAGTGGTATTGAAGACTCCGTTGGACTGGTTAAAGTAGTGTGCTTGAAGGAGAGCGGTGGTGGGAAGAATGAAGGATATGTTGTTAATGGAGGCTGCAAATTTTGTACCGTTAGGGCCTTGACATGTTTGTCCTTGGGGACATGGATTTAGCCCCAATCCCACTGTGAATAGGAACGATCTATCTACCTTCTGAGGAACATTTGCTGCTGGAAATTTCGGATTGCCCAAGCTTCTCATCTTTTGGCTAAAATTGGCGGCAAAGGAGGTATCATTCGAGGCTGGAAGCGTTGGTTTCATCATAGGAAGAGAAGATGAGGATGAATTAACTGTTGTCGCATTGGAAACATACTCTAAAATTCCAGCACTGGTTGAGTTATCAAAAGCTGCTGTTCCCGTAGCGAAAGGGCCTGCTAACATGAGGAATGTGGCATTGGGTGGCTGAGACATAGCTGTCAAGAGGACGTTTGTAGTCTGACCAGGAGTGATCAGAATAACATTGGTTTGAAAAGGCTTGACATACACAGCGTCCGCTTCTACCACAGTCAGTGTATGATTGGCGATTCCAAAAAACAGGTCATCATTGAGTGCAGAATTAACTATACGCAGTAGGTAGGTTTTCCCAGGGATCACTTTGAGCCTGAATGTATCTGCATTACACAGAAGACCTCTGTAACATTTACATTTAAATTAAACAACAGCGACCAGTCTATTTATATTTCAACTATTTTAATTGCCTGCCCTCACCGTTGGTAGAGCAGTTATACATAAGTCCAGGGAGTCCGTTAATGGTATACGCATCTGACACATTAGCTTGCGCACCACTTTGCATTGCTTGATTGATAACAGTCTCAGTGTCTGCATTCCACCACTCCCCTACAATTGGCAACGCAATAACAgtattttcatttcaaatttaggacTACGTACAATGGCAACACATTATCAACGAGTACTGAAGGGCATACCAAAAACAATAGGCACTTCCTGGTGTGGGTGAGGGAATGGGTAAGAAGCATTCTTCTTGGGATAGATGATAATGGGACCATGTAAGCTTGCTCGCAACCATGAGATGTGGGCATGCCACCACAGTGTTCCTCTCTGCCTTTTGATAATAAATTTGTACGCATAAGTTTTCCCGGTTTGAATTGGACACTGAGTGACATAAGCAGGACCGTCCGCCCACCCAGATCTAAGCTGACGAATTCCATGCCTGAGCAATTCATAAGAATTCACTAGGTGTGCCCACTAAAGGAACATgagcatataatattatttttattaatcaaaAAAACGAGCAGCAGGAACAGAAGAGATACCAATGTATGCTAACATTGTTTTTAACATTATTTGTTACTTTGACAACCACGCGATCTCCTTCTCGAGCAACTATTGCAGGCCCCGGATATTGACCGTTCACAGTCAAGAGAGATTTCGTAGTGCAAAGGCGGGTCACATTCGTCATTTGGATCTGTAGATGTTTACAACAAAGGAAGAATCATGCCAATCTGACCAGGACTGAACCTCACgaaaacagaataaaataaaataatgctctCCTAAACAATGTAACATTCAACTCTTTAACATATAACCCACGCTGAATTTGTAGCGCCGTGTAATCACAGTATGTTTCGCTGAAACAAATTGAATAGTGAACCACAATGCCAAAAGTGGCAACAGGAGACGGCCATATAATGTCTGCATTGCGGGAATCATACAATAAGTCCTCTTTCAGAGTACTTTCAGAGTCTGATCTCAACTTAAACAGGCTAAATAAGTATTTGCCAAATTGTTTCTGGCCTGAGATGTGAAAATCTGTTTCTTTCtgtttgtatatatagatagaAGGATCAAATCAACTGTGAGCTCCTTTCGCTTTTGTTGGATGGGTTGGTAGGCAATACTAATATTTCAACACAGGATTAAAAAATCAGTGTAAGAATTTATTGTTAGCAACTGTATTTATCTATTTCATTTTCTTGACTTTTCATAATTCACATGTACAATTCGTGGTATTTGTTTGTTATGCAGATAAGGTGGGCTTTCTGTCTGGAGTGGCAACCAAGTAAAGCATGAACCCGTTGAACACACCATCTTTTCCATTGCCATTTAAATCCATGTAAAGTAAACATCTTTTGGTATACCAACCACTGTTCATATTTTTGTTTTATGAAAATTTTCAAGTTATTGTGTCCACATCCATTCGATCCAAATTGGTCAATATAAAGTGGTCCAAGCCTCCACTCGCTGTCTTCAAAACAACATTGTATTTCTCTGCAAATTAAAAAACCAAAGAAAATGGAGATTGAAATTTGTCCCCTTTGAAAGCCTTTACCATCCACACCAGCAAGTTGTCGTTGGCAGTTGAGATGAAACTTCTGATCACCTTAGCGCTACAATTTCAAATCAAGAGACATCTAATTTATATATAAACTTTATATATGGTTGCATTTGAAGATGTAAAATGGTAACCCAACTGATTTTATTTAATTTCAGTCAAACTAAAATAAGACGCATTCTCCACGAGTTTGCAGTCAGCAGGGATATTACTCCTAACTGTCACTGTCTGTTGTATATCTTAGTGATTAgtatattattttttgtttttattgtgaatttttattttaatattagatgttaaaatatctatattgaATGAATTACAATTTGATAGATTAttaggagggagggagggagagagaggggggggagtgtttgattattatcattattttattagtAGAGTATATTACGCATTCATATGAAGGCTACAACAAGATATGTATCTTTAATATGAATCTAATTCTTCAACTTCAAGAAACCCATAACATGATTGTATGAGTAAAATTTCAGTAGACATAAATCAATTCAGGCCTCTCATAAAACTCATCGATGTTTTTTCATTCTTCATTTATCATTGTCATATCCACATGATGTCAATCAAATTCAAGCATTTAATCTCTATAATGGATGCCTCAATATTGCTCTTATATTTTTTAACACCACACCCTAATTTTCTCATGGAAATTAAGGAACTCCCATTTTTGGAGGTTGGTCTAATCCTCTTTCCTTTGAATAAAATCCTATATTTTTTTCTTGTGTGATCTCTTCATTAGATAATCATAGTCATTTTAATAAGAGATTTAAAAGTGTTTTGCCCATGTCATCAACATTCAATTTAGCCTCGTCACTCAATGTTACATTTCCTAGGCTACCCTCTATGTTAGTAGTTTGAATACACATGTACTCAATGTTTATATGCCACTGCTCTATTTTATTATAATGCTCAATGTTCATGTTTGTATGTGCAGCATGGGGTCTTATTTTGTCAATGACATGTCACAACTAGGGCCAAGTAGACAAATAACTAGTTTGCAATTTCATTCTCGTCATTTTTCACCTATTAGTTGATCTAGTTGTGATCAATGTAAACCATTAATCATAATATACATTTATATCCCTTACCTTAACTACTCCTAGGTTCTATGATCTATTTTTACAATAAGCATGTTttatttgcaagaaattgatgactAGTTAAGTGCTAATAATTAACATGCTAGGCAATTTATTATACCAATCAtggtatgtgtaaagcggaaaaattgaaccctagttgttctcccctccccaactccaaggagagagaagggagagtcactagggttgatggttttcacttaggagggactttacattcaaaagaggggttgaaacccacaagatccaatcccacgcaatgcaagattggattctatatgagtttcaagggttgtgatagcaaggataccctcttttgtaaagaatgtggatagaatgattaagctaggaatgcatagaaagtatgaaagattcgcttataaactgagttagggatataggatgaagctgaggacctggaattagcaataaaatgtcgagacggcgctgtcctgcaaatttgagcaaaagttgacgggacgatggcgcccggcgtgcacacggtcctccgaaaaatccgcgaaacgaagggggatctgttcgtctctgcacaaggattccagatcttcaatttcagccgcgtacctgcaacctacacacaaaaaagcgaagacgattggggggttagggattaggggtttgcccttaggtcaaaccccagttttggaattaaccaagaaatgagaaattgctataaatgtaaatgattgtaatgtaaaacaagtactagtaccttgttgtaaggatgtttgtatccttatatgcgaaggtatagatgttgttgtttgttgtatgtatgttgtagcatgtgatctcctcttcaatggttgaatccttgtcttgaatgcaacacttagccttgaatggagacttagaatgatcaattgcttgaaggaatgtttgaatgcttgaatgcttgaatgcttgaatgtttgagtatcgtttccacctttttcgcctccccccaaatgagagaggaaaatgtagtttatatacttgccaattagggttgatagactgatttttccgaccttgggccgaccaggaagcgttattttccaatttgcaaacttaaagacccgaagccccataggagactaggcccaaaatagggccagggaccagggcgctgggcgccatggtcctgggggaccagggcgctgggcgctctggtcccacctcccaggacagcagggtgcaaggagggatcaggtagggtgctggaaaaatgcagtttttgatgttgtggacaagtttcggggtctccattcaggttccgtgttgtatcgccatcgtgaagacccaaatgcagtgaaaattgcaagtgtcacaattttaggacactacatttagcccccactttaacaggagtataagcgtacgctcatacttccggtaaagtacaaggaaacaacattgaaaaactttcaccacgtcaaggaggcaagatacaccaagcccccagtggactaaggatcttacgacttcgattgacaaagtaaaagggaagatcatgagggagaaccatgactgtcagtagtaaggttccctcactatgagtcatgcaagaaagatatcaaaaattttcaaggcaaagctaaaatttgtcaagaaatttttaagtatcttgaaaagatatgaacaggatgtatgcccccctacgttaaagcgatcacacatgcctcaccgggggtgattgctttaaggtagtgatacataaaacaaatgagaaaggagcacgttatcacaaggatttagcccccaagtgtgagataagcccaaggataatagacacaaaacacaaagcacaaggtgacttcgctttcctcggggtcagtatgctgtatgataattcatgtatatcatatgtatgtgtgcataattgttcttcattccccaatcaaggaaggtcacctagaagaagggaacacatgtgtcttttgagtcaacatgagagagaccaaaagagatctcaatgttttgcatcatcctcaagtagacaacactaaggacaacaaatagaagaatgagaataacacatagaagaagtaacaaaagaaagagaggaggagagaatctgctatgctaatgagactagtctagcacgtcatctaccccccgatcttgctgatcaatgtttcgggaaggtagggaacacgctagaggaggaacatccaacacagcagatggagctatcacaagatccaaacaaggactatgttcatgttccaagccacgttgttcttgtctaggagctaggataagtgctttagaaaattcattaggtaaatggttatcaatatcaacaagttcatattcactatcagaagcaagagaagtaacattttcatctatatcatcatcaagatttataaaaatagggtctttaactcgcacaggatcaagaccatcatgcatcttatgtttaggagattttggctcaatttccggctgaggagaaaatggaataatgcttgttgaaggtatttttggggattgcaaagtttgagctctaagacgatgctttcgtcagcgttcatgtgcagaacaatttcgtctagtcttagtaggaagttgaaaagattgaggaggaatgttctcatccttatcacttgggtgtttaggttgtggtctcttaggctgaacaataggagaagaggaaggtctcttctctccataagaggaaggaggaggaactgctccatataagggaggaatactcggtttaggaaggagaccaagtccatcatgacgaggagggataggtctacttttaggaagtttattagatataggcatagtcacatccatagggatgggttgggaatcttcttgaggaaagacattagttttatctttcaaaggaagaacttccttctcaagaatgatagggatgtcaagtttaggtgttctaggttcacttagagataggatcatatcttttttccacttttgataagatttgaaaagatgatcacttcgcggaggaaggggttGGAAtcgtttaggccaaaaataatcaagaggaacgctagaagttctttcggctggtttaaagagactacgattgatagtaacaacttcaccattatggggaaatttcaaacacttgtgaataggagaagcaatagctttcatggaagatagccaaggatagcctagcttcacacgaaattgttcggatgatggaataatagcaaagtccacatcaagggatttgttatggacctcaataggtaatgtaatagaaccaattgcaggagaagaaaatgcatcaaataatttcacaaccacatttgtttcgtcatagatcacttgattcaattgcaaagtaaaaagaaattcttcaataatgacattaaccatgcaagaag is part of the Cryptomeria japonica chromosome 10, Sugi_1.0, whole genome shotgun sequence genome and harbors:
- the LOC131039227 gene encoding laccase-4-like; this encodes MIPAMQTLYGRLLLPLLALWFTIQFVSAKHTVITRRYKFSIQMTNVTRLCTTKSLLTVNGQYPGPAIVAREGDRVVVKVTNNVKNNVSIHWHGIRQLRSGWADGPAYVTQCPIQTGKTYAYKFIIKRQRGTLWWHAHISWLRASLHGPIIIYPKKNASYPFPHPHQEVPIVFGEWWNADTETVINQAMQSGAQANVSDAYTINGLPGLMYNCSTNDTFRLKVIPGKTYLLRIVNSALNDDLFFGIANHTLTVVEADAVYVKPFQTNVILITPGQTTNVLLTAMSQPPNATFLMLAGPFATGTAAFDNSTSAGILEYVSNATTVNSSSSSLPMMKPTLPASNDTSFAANFSQKMRSLGNPKFPAANVPQKVDRSFLFTVGLGLNPCPQGQTCQGPNGTKFAASINNISFILPTTALLQAHYFNQSNGVFNTTFPDNPPFPFNYTGTPPNNTRTLNDTRVEVIPFNTNVQLVLQDTSVVTFESHPLHLHGFNFFIMGQGTGNYNASTDPANFNLVDPPERNTVGVPSGGWVALRFVADNPGVWFMHCHLELHTSWGLKMAWVVLNGNGRSQSLLPPPKDLPPC